A genomic stretch from Aedes albopictus strain Foshan chromosome 2, AalbF5, whole genome shotgun sequence includes:
- the LOC109410025 gene encoding protein yellow, with protein MTKSNSRATMRLLLLATVALLPSAFGGSPFMHRQRTIARTVSSNITTEEPVLANPYLAPGGKEALGTKQVSDFITSQGKNVFDVVYQWNIIDFLYPSLKARNDAIRTKQFIPENNLPLGVDRFRNRIFITTPRWNPGVPATLSYLPLPVQDPSLPLIPYPDWSFHTSPQNPDCSRLVSVYRIYVDECDRLWVLDAGVIDTLTNLQQICPPKILAFNLQTDELLFSYTLPADQVKQDSLHTNVVVDIRDGQCQDAFAYIADVWRYGVTVFSLREFKSWRTTNYLYNPNPFASDYNYKELNFQWSDGVFGMSLSPVHRNGDRMLFYHPMSSYTEFQVPTSVLQNETIWQNFGLAKAFQPVGSRGKAGQSSTSGVARNNVQFFTLVQQSGVGCWDLGKPYNRNNLGVVEKDMDKLTFPNDLKLDRETKQSIWVISNKLPVFLYSRLDYNEVNFRVLNAGVQEAVQNTVCDPRMPPSLAYSKDPECDA; from the exons ATGACCAAATCCAACTCTAGAGCAACCATGCGGTTGCTGCTACTGGCAACTGTAGCCCTGCTACCGTCAGCCTTCGGTGGATCACCGTTTATGCATCGGCAGAGAACTATCGCCCGAACCGTCAGCTCCAACATCACCACTGAAGAACCGGTGCTCGCAAATCCCTACTTGGCCCCCGGCGGAAAGGAAGCCCTCGGAACCAAACAGGTGTCGGATTTCATCACCAGCCAGGGCAAAAATGTCTTCGATGTGGTCTACCAGTGGAACATCATTGATTTCCTGTACCCGAGTCTGAAGGCTCGTAACGATGCCATTCGCACCAA ACAATTCATCCCGGAGAACAACCTCCCGCTGGGCGTTGACCGCTTCCGTAATCGTATCTTCATCACCACACCTCGCTGGAACCCAGGTGTACCGGCTACCCTATCCTACCTCCCGCTGCCAGTCCAAGACCCAAGCCTACCACTGATCCCCTACCCGGACTGGAGCTTCCATACATCTCCGCAGAACCCCGACTGTAGCCGTCTGGTATCCGTGTACCGGATCTACGTGGACGAATGCGATCGCCTTTGGGTCCTCGATGCCGGAGTGATCGATACTCTGACCAACCTGCAGCAGATCTGCCCGCCGAAGATCCTGGCGTTCAACCTTCAAACCGATGAACTCCTTTTCAGTTACACTCTCCCAGCGGATCAGGTCAAACAGGACTCGCTGCACACAAACGTCGTTGTGGACATCCGGGACGGCCAGTGCCAGGATGCTTTCGCCTACATTGCCGATGTTTGGCGCTATGGAGTCACCGTGTTCAGCTTGCGGGAGTTCAAGAGCTGGCGCACCACTAACTACCTATACAACCCAAATCCCTTTGCCAGTGACTACAACTACAAGGAGCTGAACTTCCAGTGGTCCGACGGAGTCTTCGGCATGTCCCTGTCTCCGGTTCACAGAAACGGCGATCGTATGCTTTTCTACCATCCTATGTCCAGCTACACG gaattccaagtcCCGACCTCGGTCCTGCAGAACGAAACCATCTGGCAGAACTTCGGACTGGCCAAGGCGTTCCAACCGGTCGGTAGCCGTGGCAAGGCCGGTCAATCGTCCACCTCCGGAGTCGCCCGCAACAACGTGCAGTTCTTCACGCTAGTCCAGCAGAGCGGCGTTGGCTGTTGGGATTTGGGCAAACCGTACAACCGCAACAACTTGGGTGTAGTCGAAAAGGACATGGACAAACTGACGTTCCCCAACGATTTGAAGTTGGATCGCGAGACGAAGCAATCGATCTGGGTGATCAGCAACAAGTTGCCGGTGTTCCTGTACTCGCGGTTGGACTACAACGAAGTAAACTTCCGGGTGCTGAATGCCGGAGTGCAGGAAGCAGTGCAGAATACGGTGTGTGATCCGCGGATGCCACCGAGCTTGGCCTACTCGAAAGATCCTGAGTGTGATGCGTAG